In one window of Aphidius gifuensis isolate YNYX2018 linkage group LG4, ASM1490517v1, whole genome shotgun sequence DNA:
- the LOC122855704 gene encoding homeobox protein Nkx-2.3-like: protein MLASSISFSVRDILNDNQQVASMDCYGSHQQVPHMTQDYYGYNAIQENHWDIDKFKEQQQTQMIYQSYQDLNHGHSLGHVPTHQYHENPVVEDGNVVTSSKTELRKNQSGKRIKRKPRVLFSQAQVYELEQRFKQQRYLSAPEREVLATTLKLTSTQVKIWFQNRRYKNKRARIEDAEKMQTQTLKNHTIKKIPVPVLIKNGKTNVCNNSNNNNNNYWSGYRADLNAPGIQPEFINDIRMTPEFNSPEIRSDNTDYRNDITTSQDTTHRHNMGSSDYRTNFGSNIRLIKSEYKVPGDVSSYPDLKTSTSDEKTGLLMTENRTMIDQSIIPSDFVFSSYTNPPNYQVPYVNYTETLPVDQNLQRLW, encoded by the exons ATGTTGGCTTCTTCAATATCATTTAGTGTTCGTGATATTCTCAACGATAATCAACAAGTTGCCAGTATGGATTGTTATGGAAGTCATCAGCAGGTGCCACATATGACACAAGATTATTATGGATACAATGCAATTCAAGAAAATCATTgggatattgataaatttaaagagcAACAACAAAcacaaatgatttatcagaGTTATCAAGATTTAAATCATGGTCATTCATTGGGACATGTGCCAACACATCAGTATCATGAAAATCCTGTTGTAGAAGatg gaAATGTCGTGACATCAAGTAAAACAGAATTGCGTAAAAATCAATCaggaaaaagaattaaaagaaaaccacgtgtattattttcacag gCACAAGTTTACGAATTAGAGCAACGTTTTAAACAACAGCGTTATCTAAGTGCCCCTGAACGTGAAGTATTAGcaacaacattaaaattaacaagtacCCAGGTAAAAATATGGTTTCAAAAtagaagatataaaaataaacgtgCACGCATTGAAGATGCTGAAAAAATGCAAAcacaaacattaaaaaatcatacaataaaaaaaataccagtaccagttttaattaaaaatggaaaaacaaaTGTGTGCAATAAtagtaacaacaataataacaattattggaGTGGATATAGAGCAGATTTAAATGCACCAGGAATACAGCCagaatttataaatgacaTAAGAATGACTCCAGAATTTAATAGTCCAGAAATACGTTCAGATAATACAGATTATAGAAATGACATAACAACAAGTCAAGACACAACACACAGACACAATATGGGATCAAGTGATTATCGTACAAATTTTGGATCAAATATAAGACTAATAAAAAGCGAGTACAAAGTACCTGGTGATGTGTCATCATATCCTGatttaaaaacatcaacatCTGATGAAAAAACAGGTCTTTTAATGACTGAAAATAGAACAATGATTGATCAATCAATAATACCAAgtgattttgtattttcaagcTACACAAATCCACCAAATTATCAGGTACCATATGTTAATTACACCGAGACACTTCCTGTTGATCAAAATCTTCAAAGACTCTGGTAG
- the LOC122855705 gene encoding LOW QUALITY PROTEIN: homeobox protein Nkx-2.5 (The sequence of the model RefSeq protein was modified relative to this genomic sequence to represent the inferred CDS: inserted 1 base in 1 codon): MATESNSSLSVSPKPSLSNQPTPFSIEDILSRSKKNLQQPEINHSITDDFHENTILSDNNQDKIYDRNSCGSIEHDTKSFKKIIYPREQSSPECRVSVVXDILKFNKKNFDNFDSLTGITNYRKIKDTNNRQQDEALDMSKNKYLDEMEDDLFDNQSHGQSLQNRKKRSRAAFSHAQVYELERRFAAQKYLSGPERADLARGLKLTETQVKIWFQNRRYKTKRRQQQELGALVNSNSARRVAVRVLVHPDEQFRGLPPLRGTNIQIPGQINCPPQLHHTKTLNTFPYYCLPYHPLLCPPLHSPQMQIQGMSELEVTRDTQSTKADNNK; encoded by the exons atggcaACTGAATCAAATAGTAGTTTATCAGTATCACCAAAACCATCATTATCAAATCAACCAACACCATTCAGCATTGAGGACATTCTTAGtcgttcaaaaaaaaatttacaacaaccagaaattaatcattcaataacagatgattttcatgaaaatacaATTCTATCAGATAATAATCAGGATAAAATTTACGATAGAAATTCATGTGGATCAATTGAACATGAtacaaaatcatttaaaaaaattatatatccaCGTGAACAATCATCACCAGAATGTCGTGTTAGTGTTG gtgatattttgaaatttaacaagaagaattttgataattttgatagcTTAACTGGTATTAcaaattatcgaaaaattaaaGACACAAATAATCGTCAGCAAGATGAAGCATTGGAcatgagtaaaaataaatatctag acgAAATGGAAGATGATTTGTTTGATAATCAATCACATGGACAATCAttgcaaaatagaaaaaaaagaagtcgTGCTGCATTTTCACATGCACAAGTTTATGAATTGGAAAGAAGATTTGCAgcgcaaaaatatttatcaggaCCAGAAAGAGCTGATCTTGCAAGAGGATTAAAATTAACAGAAACACAAGTGAAGATTTGGTTTCAAAATAGAAG atataaaacGAAAAGACGCCAGCAACAAGAACTTGGTGCTCTAGTTAATTCAAATTCAGCAAGAAGAGTTGCTGTACGTGTATTGGTACATCCTGATGAACAATTTAGAGGACTTCCACCACTTCGTGGTACAAATATACAAATTCCTGGTCAAATAAATTGTCCACCACAACTTCATCATACCAAAACATTAAATACATTTCCATATTATTGTCTACCATATCACCCTCTTCTGTGTCCACCCTTGCATTCACCACAAATGCAAATTCAAGGCATGTCGGAACTTGAAGTAACACGTGACACTCAATCAACAAAAGctgataataacaaataa